The stretch of DNA TTCGCTTTTCAACTCGTTCAGTTAAATCTGTGTGGCGCTAATCAAAATGTCACAAGCTGGAGCGATCTAGTCAGAGTTATagcatatatatataatatatatataatcataTCAGTATGTATTGGAAGTAGAAAGAGAGCAACAAAGAGAATAGAGGGGCAAGAATAGAACTGGGTTTGGCAAGCGTGGTGATTTTACAACTACCTTTTAACCGGACCGTGGCTGATTATATTGTATCCATTTCACGATACGTATCATGCTTGGCCCAGGTGGTTTCCCCAAGAAACGTGTATTTCTGTTTTACATACTTCTGCAACATTTTATCGTTGCCGTGACAGGATCATTCGACAGCATTGCACAGGACCGAAGCTAGTTTCCAATAAAGTGCACATATCGAAAATATGAGATTACGAAAAGTCGTGATATGTATGTCGTAAAAGTGGAACGTACTACGATCCAGTAAACCTTTCTAAGCCTTTTACAAACGCATGATCCGAAAGATCCTAAACTTTTAAGAATGACTTAAATGAATTGCGATCATCGTTAGAGCTTCGATGCGCGATGTTGGATATAATATTATGCTGGATATGTTGGCTGTTTTGGGCGGGTCTACCGACTCTTACAGCTTATCCTGTGTCTTCTTCAATACGAACAGGTATACTAATTGTGTTATAAATATGCCACTTGATGTATCTGATAACGAGCAAGAGGTTATTTCACTTTCACTAGATTTTCCATACATCACTGCTTCATCGAAATGGGAACGATACTGGATACAATATATGATTGGTCTTCTAAGCGTGACTGCTACAGCATTTACTTTAGTCGGATGTTTATGTTGCAGAAGACCTAGACGACCTAAAGGATTTCAGGTAATTTTTGCATTGTTTGCAATGTTATGTGTAACAAATGAAACATTCATTATGGTCACATATTGTCTAAACAATGATTTATACATTTCTAATTATAGGATAAAGCAGAAAAGTGCAAACAGGTAACTTTGATGCTACAAACCATTTCGAGCTAAATATTTTTGCAGAATTTTGTTAGAAGATAAAGATTTTAGAAAGATTGACCTTTTCTATTGAAATATAACAAACAAGACAAAAGCATGAGTGAGAATACGAAGGAAACTTTGAAGCaaaaatttatataatacattttcattttctttaatGTTTCATTGACACAATATTCTTATGGAAAAGGTCATATTTTAGTAgacatttattatttttatatattcatgTTAAAGATTagcttatttatattttattttataattcaatAAAAGTAGTAAGCACATAAAGAATATTTTCTTATTAAATGTCTTGGCTTAGTTGCATGTATATTGTTTACACATAGTAAAAAAACATTATCATGTTCTGAGAGTAAAAATTCGTTTTTTCTATACTGGTTGTCCTACAGTTTCTTGTTCAAACTTTACCACTGTGTTCTATAGATAAAAATACGACCATAGAACACATTAACAAAGTTTGAACAGAAAACTCTAGAACATCCTTTATATAATATTTAGCATTTAATAACATATGGCACCATTTAATACtgaatgtattttaatttttaacttcTCATTTCTTccaatatttgtaaaataatgTGGAGAATATTACCATAGTTTTATGTTTTAGGAATTCAAAGATGGAAATATTAGTCAAGAATCAGCATTTGAACATTCTACTGAAGGCTTAGAGTTAGACGTTCCACGTATATTAactattgcagacagagtgcaaTTTGAACCTTTGCCTGTTGAACATATTATATCTGGATCTAAAACTTCTGGAAAACCTAAACCATTACCGTTATCGGCATCATATTATGAAGGACGTAATTCAGACTCTACTACTCTCCCAGAGCCTTGCAAGGAATGGTTTGATGCACAGGAATTACATGTACCTAGAGAAAAATTAAAGTATTTGAGAGAAATTGGTCATGGTTGGTTTGGAAAAGTGATAGAAGGTCGAGCAGAGTTAGAAGGATGCAAAAGGACTTCCAAAAACGCTGCGGTTATTGTAAGAATTCTTACAGAGGAGGCTACTACAAAGGAAAAAGCCTGGTTTCTCGGCGAAATTACACCATATTTAAAACTACAACATCAAAATATTTTGACTTTACTTGGTTGTTGTCTAGAAACTGATCCATATCTGTTGCTTTTCGAATCATGTCCAGTAGGTGATCTTAAAGGATTTTTGCTATCAAATCGAGATAAAAAGTCTCAAGAAGCACTTAGTAAAGAAAATATTCCAATACGAATGGCACTGGATATTGCAGCTGGTTTAAAACATATGCATGATCATGGATTTGTACACACAGATTTATCTGCTAGGAACTGTTTAGTGGCATCAGATCTATCTGCAAAATTAGGAGATTATGGAATTGCTGTAGAAAAGTATCCTGAAGATTATTATGTAGTTGGAGATCGAGCATTGCCTATTAGGTGGTCAGCACCAGAAAGTGTAGAATATACTGACACAACTATTGAAACAAGAGAAATTACGTCTCAAGCAAATATGTGGAGTTATGCTATCCTTCTTTGGGAAATTGTTACATGGGGAAACAGACCATACAATGATAAAAGTGACGAGCAAGTCATTCAAATGCTGTTATCTTTAAAAACTGATTTCTCGACAAATAGCATACAAATACTGCAAGCCTACTTAGAAACATGCCCGTCAAACATATTACAAGCTATTCACTTATGTTTAAATTTGAATCCACAGAAGAGACCAAACTTGGACGAAGTAAAGCAATTCCTTTTAAATGAACATACAGAATATTTAGATTTTGAACAGAGATGGGAAAGTTTACAAATCAATACTACTAAACATCTTCGAAGCGCTAGTTTACAAGATCTTCGAGGTAGCATTGATTCAGATTATTGGACAACTATTGTAGATGATACGCCACGGCAATCGTCATTTCGTCTTGGACCAGGCGAATTAGTAAGAAATGTACCAAacgttaaaaataatattttggtTCAACACGAGTCTGGTTCTGAAACTGAAGAGGAAAGTTGGAAAGGACGAATTAAACAAGGAGTTTACACTGAAAAAGTCAAACAAAAGTCTAAATCTGTTACTGATCTAATGGTGCTTGTACATATCGATCTCGATTCTGATGCGGAATTATCAATGGGAGCTCAAACAACAGACAAATATGGGAAGAAAAAATTATCTACCACTGGCAGTGAGAGTGATCTTAGACATAGTAATCAAACTGATGAATTTGATGAAACTCTGAGAAAATTAAGAGATCCTTTACCAAATAATACTTCTAATAAGATCAAAATGTTAGATAATTCAGAACGGCCAAAATTACTGACATTAACTATGGATCAAGGGCAGACACCAATTTTAAGATTATCTTTAGACGATAAAGAACCTATTGTAGAAACTGATACTGCACTTACTGCACATACAAGCACAGAAATTCGTAACGATAAACATGTATTGAGACTTGTATCAAAAGGAGATCCTAATCTTCCTCTTCTTCGCTATGTACCTGATGATACATCTTTCGAAATGTTGAAAGAGAACGACGAGTCTCGATATAATGACGTATTATCTCAACAAGAAAGCACTGACAATACTTGCTTTTCTAACAATTTTTCTGTTAATTTTGAGATAGACGAAAACAACTTAGTCGATGTTGTACGCTGGAATCATGCATTGGATTCTGCTTTAGAAGAAAAGGTACCTGGCTTTTTAGATGAAGGTGAATTTAACGAATATATGGAATCTTCGCCTAAACAAAGTACTAGCACACCAGAATTAGTTGTAACTGCTGTATCTACGCCAGATACGCCCCAATCTCGTACAAGATATTCTGCGTATAATGCAGATGATGAATTTTCTAACGGAGAAGATACAGACCTAGAAAGAAGATGCTTACCAaatgaagaagaggaagaacgaAAACAGTTATCTACTCCTGATGATGAGCAAAGTTCCGATTCTGGTTTCAGAGATAAAGAATCTTGCGAGGAAGAAGAGAATGGTTGCACTACATTGGCACCTTCATCTTCTACCAATAATTCTGCTACCCTTGTTCCAGCGTCTACCGAAGAGCAACAGTTGCAAGTCTTATTTGAACTAGACACAATCCTCGATGCCGAATATAATGCGACATTAcataaatctgaaaaaaatacagaaaacgCATCTTCAATTAATTGTACAGATAACAAAGTACTTTACATAAATGAAGAGGAATCTGATTCTATCCAGACTATTGATACTGTAGTTGAAACAGAAAataatgaaagttatgttcgagATGTCGATTTAACAGAGAATGATACTATGAAATCAGTATCAGAAGATGAGAAAGAAACGCAAACGAATATAATTGAAAATGACGAAAAAATTGAATCAAAAGTAGCGAATGATAAAAGTCCTTCTCCACAAAATGACTTAATAGAGAACGATTTGCTAGTGGATACGGTATGTATTAATGAACACCAAGGTCCAGAACAGTGTTTAGAAGAAGAAAAGCAAATTGAAAATGAAGAACAAGatcaaaatgaaaatgaaaatgaacaaCGAGatcaaaatgaaaatgaaaatgaaattcaTAGTCAGTACAAGGATGGAAAtgaaactgaggatgaggatactTCTACCATGAGTTTACGTAGTGATAATTCTTATGTATCATTTGGTATGGATGAAGAATTCGTAACAGCAATTCGAAATGAGCTTAGAGAAAAGTTACCTTGTGCTCAAATGTCTGTTGTGGAGCCTTTGGAAACtcatgatgatgatgataatcCTTCCGTGTCTAGCGATATTGACAATAAGCAATGGGATGATGATGATAGTGAAGAATCATCAAATCAAGGTAGTGGAGGAGTGGGTATTTCGATAAGGTACCTTTTTTatctttaatatatttaatacgATTTAATTCTTTGTTTAAGAAGttctattaaaaatatatttattatacacAGGTATAATGTATACAGTACTCCGCTGAGCCCAATTCAGGAAGAACGAGAAAGTACTCTCACTTCTGAGTCTTTAATGTCGAATTCAAGAGATGTATCGATTGCTTCAAAGGAGTCTGTTGTATCTGATGACGTGTTATTAGTTGATACTCGAACAAACAAAATGATCTTGTTGGAAGGCTTAGGTGAAAGGTTGCAGGACGATGATCATGATACAACTAATGGAGATCTTTCTGAAGACGAAAATTTAGATTACAATTGCTCAGTAGTTCGTTCTCGAGATGATAAATCGCATATTATGATTgcaactggtggagcaccttTACCAAGTCCTGAAGAAGAATCTAAATGGCAACAAATACCTTCGTCATTTCCTTTACCACTACCTTTACCATTAGAAGATGATCTAATGTCGACGAGTTTTGCAACAGAACACGGGTGGGGCAGTCAGGATGAggatgaagaagaagaagaagatgagGAAGATGAAGAAGATGAAGATAACAGCTCTAGCTCTGGAGAATTTGTTTGGaaggtatatatattatatatacaatataaaataaatatgttctttttttttttttttaataattttatattatagaGATACAATGAGCCTCATATTGAGCAAGTCCAAATTCGAAGTACTTTAAGTAATACTGAAGAAGCAATAGTAGATGCCGAAGGTAGAATGGAtgcagaagaggaagaagaagaggaagaagaggaagaagaggtaGAAGAGGtagaggaggaggaagaagaagaatttACTCCATCAGCTTGGAATGCGACACTAGCACCTCATCGTTCTGCGTTGAGATCTCCAGATAAAACATTAAAATCTGGCGTAAGTTTTAATATCACTTTATTTTCACTCTTTTTTCTTAAACgtagaataaatatttttaactttttGCTTTTGATTATGCTGCTAGGATGAATCGGTAGGtgtatttgtttatttatagGACGTTTTATAGAGTTTTATAATCTCCTTCTCACGAATGTTTCTATTCCAGATTTAATTTGAGGTATTTAGCAAATGTACTTTTTACATATTAGAATATATGTTAAATATAGATGTAGcttaatcatttttatcggATCGGCAATGTGCGATTTGTCCAGGATCAAAAGAAGCGTGTTTGGTTCAAGAAGC from Calliopsis andreniformis isolate RMS-2024a chromosome 2, iyCalAndr_principal, whole genome shotgun sequence encodes:
- the LOC143185119 gene encoding uncharacterized protein LOC143185119 isoform X3 is translated as MLDIILCWICWLFWAGLPTLTAYPVSSSIRTDFPYITASSKWERYWIQYMIGLLSVTATAFTLVGCLCCRRPRRPKGFQDKAEKCKQEFKDGNISQESAFEHSTEGLELDVPRILTIADRVQFEPLPVEHIISGSKTSGKPKPLPLSASYYEGRNSDSTTLPEPCKEWFDAQELHVPREKLKYLREIGHGWFGKVIEGRAELEGCKRTSKNAAVIVRILTEEATTKEKAWFLGEITPYLKLQHQNILTLLGCCLETDPYLLLFESCPVGDLKGFLLSNRDKKSQEALSKENIPIRMALDIAAGLKHMHDHGFVHTDLSARNCLVASDLSAKLGDYGIAVEKYPEDYYVVGDRALPIRWSAPESVEYTDTTIETREITSQANMWSYAILLWEIVTWGNRPYNDKSDEQVIQMLLSLKTDFSTNSIQILQAYLETCPSNILQAIHLCLNLNPQKRPNLDEVKQFLLNEHTEYLDFEQRWESLQINTTKHLRSASLQDLRGSIDSDYWTTIVDDTPRQSSFRLGPGELVRNVPNVKNNILVQHESGSETEEESWKGRIKQGVYTEKVKQKSKSVTDLMVLVHIDLDSDAELSMGAQTTDKYGKKKLSTTGSESDLRHSNQTDEFDETLRKLRDPLPNNTSNKIKMLDNSERPKLLTLTMDQGQTPILRLSLDDKEPIVETDTALTAHTSTEIRNDKHVLRLVSKGDPNLPLLRYVPDDTSFEMLKENDESRYNDVLSQQESTDNTCFSNNFSVNFEIDENNLVDVVRWNHALDSALEEKVPGFLDEGEFNEYMESSPKQSTSTPELVVTAVSTPDTPQSRTRYSAYNADDEFSNGEDTDLERRCLPNEEEEERKQLSTPDDEQSSDSGFRDKESCEEEENGCTTLAPSSSTNNSATLVPASTEEQQLQVLFELDTILDAEYNATLHKSEKNTENASSINCTDNKVLYINEEESDSIQTIDTVVETENNESYVRDVDLTENDTMKSVSEDEKETQTNIIENDEKIESKVANDKSPSPQNDLIENDLLVDTVCINEHQGPEQCLEEEKQIENEEQDQNENENEQRDQNENENEIHSQYKDGNETEDEDTSTMSLRSDNSYVSFGMDEEFVTAIRNELREKLPCAQMSVVEPLETHDDDDNPSVSSDIDNKQWDDDDSEESSNQGSGGVGISIRYNVYSTPLSPIQEERESTLTSESLMSNSRDVSIASKESVVSDDVLLVDTRTNKMILLEGLGERLQDDDHDTTNGDLSEDENLDYNCSVVRSRDDKSHIMIATGGAPLPSPEEESKWQQIPSSFPLPLPLPLEDDLMSTSFATEHGWGSQDEDEEEEEDEEDEEDEDNSSSSGEFVWKRYNEPHIEQVQIRSTLSNTEEAIVDAEGRMDAEEEEEEEEEEEEVEEVEEEEEEEFTPSAWNATLAPHRSALRSPDKTLKSGM
- the LOC143185119 gene encoding uncharacterized protein LOC143185119 isoform X1, encoding MLDIILCWICWLFWAGLPTLTAYPVSSSIRTDFPYITASSKWERYWIQYMIGLLSVTATAFTLVGCLCCRRPRRPKGFQDKAEKCKQEFKDGNISQESAFEHSTEGLELDVPRILTIADRVQFEPLPVEHIISGSKTSGKPKPLPLSASYYEGRNSDSTTLPEPCKEWFDAQELHVPREKLKYLREIGHGWFGKVIEGRAELEGCKRTSKNAAVIVRILTEEATTKEKAWFLGEITPYLKLQHQNILTLLGCCLETDPYLLLFESCPVGDLKGFLLSNRDKKSQEALSKENIPIRMALDIAAGLKHMHDHGFVHTDLSARNCLVASDLSAKLGDYGIAVEKYPEDYYVVGDRALPIRWSAPESVEYTDTTIETREITSQANMWSYAILLWEIVTWGNRPYNDKSDEQVIQMLLSLKTDFSTNSIQILQAYLETCPSNILQAIHLCLNLNPQKRPNLDEVKQFLLNEHTEYLDFEQRWESLQINTTKHLRSASLQDLRGSIDSDYWTTIVDDTPRQSSFRLGPGELVRNVPNVKNNILVQHESGSETEEESWKGRIKQGVYTEKVKQKSKSVTDLMVLVHIDLDSDAELSMGAQTTDKYGKKKLSTTGSESDLRHSNQTDEFDETLRKLRDPLPNNTSNKIKMLDNSERPKLLTLTMDQGQTPILRLSLDDKEPIVETDTALTAHTSTEIRNDKHVLRLVSKGDPNLPLLRYVPDDTSFEMLKENDESRYNDVLSQQESTDNTCFSNNFSVNFEIDENNLVDVVRWNHALDSALEEKVPGFLDEGEFNEYMESSPKQSTSTPELVVTAVSTPDTPQSRTRYSAYNADDEFSNGEDTDLERRCLPNEEEEERKQLSTPDDEQSSDSGFRDKESCEEEENGCTTLAPSSSTNNSATLVPASTEEQQLQVLFELDTILDAEYNATLHKSEKNTENASSINCTDNKVLYINEEESDSIQTIDTVVETENNESYVRDVDLTENDTMKSVSEDEKETQTNIIENDEKIESKVANDKSPSPQNDLIENDLLVDTVCINEHQGPEQCLEEEKQIENEEQDQNENENEQRDQNENENEIHSQYKDGNETEDEDTSTMSLRSDNSYVSFGMDEEFVTAIRNELREKLPCAQMSVVEPLETHDDDDNPSVSSDIDNKQWDDDDSEESSNQGSGGVGISIRYNVYSTPLSPIQEERESTLTSESLMSNSRDVSIASKESVVSDDVLLVDTRTNKMILLEGLGERLQDDDHDTTNGDLSEDENLDYNCSVVRSRDDKSHIMIATGGAPLPSPEEESKWQQIPSSFPLPLPLPLEDDLMSTSFATEHGWGSQDEDEEEEEDEEDEEDEDNSSSSGEFVWKRYNEPHIEQVQIRSTLSNTEEAIVDAEGRMDAEEEEEEEEEEEEVEEVEEEEEEEFTPSAWNATLAPHRSALRSPDKTLKSGDQKKRVWFKKQRYHCVYEYPKETLATETQGETTTAWEPTSYADWEEMINEPRLDLYPLDYDDASHTGNEEFFVSSSNRPFQFQTSDSKYVSQFFPGASTSTNEEHDEVDGDPQATQQNRIDLLNHYDHGQHQLGELRHTRDRLKLNLSTNGTPFISTKQTKENDFEESDDKGEQSESTERIDITQDQSILSNSLPTVPPEDIGENRSLDPTLSKSAQCDSQEKMKLTDKCSVLNND
- the LOC143185119 gene encoding uncharacterized protein LOC143185119 isoform X2; this translates as MLDIILCWICWLFWAGLPTLTAYPVSSSIRTDFPYITASSKWERYWIQYMIGLLSVTATAFTLVGCLCCRRPRRPKGFQDKAEKCKQEFKDGNISQESAFEHSTEGLELDVPRILTIADRVQFEPLPVEHIISGSKTSGKPKPLPLSASYYEGRNSDSTTLPEPCKEWFDAQELHVPREKLKYLREIGHGWFGKVIEGRAELEGCKRTSKNAAVIVRILTEEATTKEKAWFLGEITPYLKLQHQNILTLLGCCLETDPYLLLFESCPVGDLKGFLLSNRDKKSQEALSKENIPIRMALDIAAGLKHMHDHGFVHTDLSARNCLVASDLSAKLGDYGIAVEKYPEDYYVVGDRALPIRWSAPESVEYTDTTIETREITSQANMWSYAILLWEIVTWGNRPYNDKSDEQVIQMLLSLKTDFSTNSIQILQAYLETCPSNILQAIHLCLNLNPQKRPNLDEVKQFLLNEHTEYLDFEQRWESLQINTTKHLRSASLQDLRGSIDSDYWTTIVDDTPRQSSFRLGPGELVRNVPNVKNNILVQHESGSETEEESWKGRIKQGVYTEKVKQKSKSVTDLMVLVHIDLDSDAELSMGAQTTDKYGKKKLSTTGSESDLRHSNQTDEFDETLRKLRDPLPNNTSNKIKMLDNSERPKLLTLTMDQGQTPILRLSLDDKEPIVETDTALTAHTSTEIRNDKHVLRLVSKGDPNLPLLRYVPDDTSFEMLKENDESRYNDVLSQQESTDNTCFSNNFSVNFEIDENNLVDVVRWNHALDSALEEKVPGFLDEGEFNEYMESSPKQSTSTPELVVTAVSTPDTPQSRTRYSAYNADDEFSNGEDTDLERRCLPNEEEEERKQLSTPDDEQSSDSGFRDKESCEEEENGCTTLAPSSSTNNSATLVPASTEEQQLQVLFELDTILDAEYNATLHKSEKNTENASSINCTDNKVLYINEEESDSIQTIDTVVETENNESYVRDVDLTENDTMKSVSEDEKETQTNIIENDEKIESKVANDKSPSPQNDLIENDLLVDTVCINEHQGPEQCLEEEKQIENEEQDQNENENEQRDQNENENEIHSQYKDGNETEDEDTSTMSLRSDNSYVSFGMDEEFVTAIRNELREKLPCAQMSVVEPLETHDDDDNPSVSSDIDNKQWDDDDSEESSNQGSGGVGISIRYNVYSTPLSPIQEERESTLTSESLMSNSRDVSIASKESVVSDDVLLVDTRTNKMILLEGLGERLQDDDHDTTNGDLSEDENLDYNCSVVRSRDDKSHIMIATGGAPLPSPEEESKWQQIPSSFPLPLPLPLEDDLMSTSFATEHGWGSQDEDEEEEEDEEDEEDEDNSSSSGEFVWKRYNEPHIEQVQIRSTLSNTEEAIVDAEGRMDAEEEEEEEEEEEEVEEVEEEEEEEFTPSAWNATLAPHRSALRSPDKTLKSGDESVGVFVYL